The proteins below come from a single Bombus pyrosoma isolate SC7728 linkage group LG10, ASM1482585v1, whole genome shotgun sequence genomic window:
- the LOC122571664 gene encoding uncharacterized protein LOC122571664 isoform X1 gives MEKEDNYTGIYQRDVEEGICGRDTSRRYIIEIARKLGTVASITTDIDPRRSSCIIEQRNSTSRFLQRIVWTVCNVSLKQLDRYFSYQEKLQNECQREALCYTSLKRAAQLWILMVFSSLLTKPGLVEE, from the exons atggaaaaagaagacaatTACACAGGGATATATCAAAGAGA CGTGGAGGAAGGAATATGTGGCCGCGATACATCGAGGCGATATATTATCGAGATTGCCAGGAAGCTTGGTACCGTGGCATCTATCACCACTGACATAGATCCACGACGATCTTCGTGCATTATCGAGCAACG GAACTCTACTTCACGTTTCCTACAGAGAATCGTGTGGACAGTGTGCAACGTGAGTTTGAAACAATTGGATCGTTACTTCTCGTATCAAGAGAAGCTACAAAATGAGTGTCAGCGAGAAGCATTATGCTATACGAGTTTAAAAAGGGCAGCGCAACTATGGATACT AATGGTGTTTTCGAGCTTGCTGACGAAGCCAGGTCTGGTCGAAGAGTAA
- the LOC122571664 gene encoding uncharacterized protein LOC122571664 isoform X3, whose amino-acid sequence MEKEDNYTGIYQRDVEEGICGRDTSRRYIIEIARKLGTVASITTDIDPRRSSCIIEQRNSTSRFLQRIVWTVCNVSLKQLDRYFSYQEKLQNECQREALCYTSLKRAAQLWILLKWCFRAC is encoded by the exons atggaaaaagaagacaatTACACAGGGATATATCAAAGAGA CGTGGAGGAAGGAATATGTGGCCGCGATACATCGAGGCGATATATTATCGAGATTGCCAGGAAGCTTGGTACCGTGGCATCTATCACCACTGACATAGATCCACGACGATCTTCGTGCATTATCGAGCAACG GAACTCTACTTCACGTTTCCTACAGAGAATCGTGTGGACAGTGTGCAACGTGAGTTTGAAACAATTGGATCGTTACTTCTCGTATCAAGAGAAGCTACAAAATGAGTGTCAGCGAGAAGCATTATGCTATACGAGTTTAAAAAGGGCAGCGCAACTATGGATACTGTTAA AATGGTGTTTTCGAGCTTGCTGA
- the LOC122571664 gene encoding histone-lysine N-methyltransferase SETMAR-like isoform X2, translating to MLYEFKKGSATMDTVKYICQVYGEHVLNARKCERWSSKFQNGVFELADEARSGRRVTFDVEALIVVIEAEPHLTTEEIANRVVVVVSYIDICIRLEKLLMNFPGNSLKRFIRTINCFRAYH from the exons ATGCTATACGAGTTTAAAAAGGGCAGCGCAACTATGGATACTGTTAAGTACATTTGTCAAGTATACGGTGAACATGTGCTGAATGCGAGGAAGTGTGAAAGATGGTCCTCAAAATTTCAGAATGGTGTTTTCGAGCTTGCTGACGAAGCCAGGTCTGGTCGAAGAGTAACCTTCGACGTCGAAGCATTGATAGTTGTAATTGAAGCAGAACCTCATTTGACTACCGAGGAAATAGCAAACagagtagtagtagtagtatcGTACATCGATATTTGCATCAGATTGGAGAAGCTTCTAATGAAC TTTCCAGGAAACAGCTTGAAACGATTTATACGGACCATCAACTGCTTTCGAGCGTATCATTAA